In the Pseudonocardia cypriaca genome, one interval contains:
- a CDS encoding sugar ABC transporter ATP-binding protein: MSTVELHDVRHAFGGNPVLRGVSIGWDAGEVLALMGANGAGKSTLIKVLAGVHPLQHGTISVAGTPLVTADGPLAARRLGIETVHQRIDEGVVPGLSVAENLLFEQIAQGELPPIGSLRRLLPAAREVAAGLGLDWSDTVLRRDVHELGIADQQLVLLARALSRRPRLLVLDEPTSALSAAEADRLFGVIDDMRRGGVAVLYVSHRIGEIDRLADRIAVLRDGSIRSEQERPFDWPAAVRDMLGERGAAELAEPNDRRGDEVVLELSGVRLFDRSAPFDLAVRGGEVTGVVGLLGAGKSELALGIFGAQPFPEGTMLLRGRPYAPGSPADAVTREVFLVPEDRAAQAMLPGWSIARTASLPFLRVLSPRGVVQRGRERADGRAVVQQFDVVASSADQRVDALSGGNQQKVVVGRWLRGQPQVMVLDEPFRGIDIGARHDLSRRVRELAAGGSAALVLAADVDEVLEVADRVVVLVDGVPRLDARTAEVTRDRIVAQMAALHEDEVA, encoded by the coding sequence CCACGCTGATCAAGGTGCTGGCCGGGGTGCACCCGCTCCAGCACGGGACGATCAGCGTGGCCGGCACGCCGCTCGTGACCGCCGACGGGCCGCTCGCCGCGCGGCGCCTCGGGATCGAGACCGTGCACCAGCGCATCGACGAGGGCGTGGTGCCGGGGCTGTCGGTGGCGGAGAACCTGCTGTTCGAGCAGATCGCGCAGGGCGAGCTGCCGCCCATCGGGTCGCTGCGGCGCCTGCTGCCGGCGGCCCGGGAGGTCGCGGCCGGCCTCGGGCTCGACTGGAGCGACACGGTGCTGCGCCGCGACGTCCACGAGCTGGGCATCGCCGACCAGCAGCTCGTGCTGCTCGCCAGGGCGCTCTCGCGCCGGCCGCGGCTGCTCGTGCTCGACGAGCCGACCTCGGCGCTGTCGGCCGCGGAGGCCGACCGGCTCTTCGGTGTCATCGACGACATGCGCCGCGGCGGCGTCGCCGTGCTCTACGTGTCCCACCGCATCGGCGAGATCGACCGGCTCGCCGACCGGATCGCCGTGCTGCGGGACGGGAGCATCCGCTCCGAGCAGGAGCGCCCGTTCGACTGGCCGGCCGCCGTGCGCGACATGCTCGGCGAGCGCGGGGCCGCCGAACTCGCCGAGCCGAACGACCGCCGCGGCGACGAGGTGGTGCTCGAGCTGAGCGGGGTGCGGTTGTTCGACCGCAGCGCGCCGTTCGACCTCGCGGTGCGCGGCGGCGAGGTCACCGGCGTGGTCGGGCTGCTCGGGGCCGGCAAGAGCGAGCTCGCGCTCGGGATCTTCGGTGCGCAGCCGTTCCCGGAGGGCACGATGCTGCTGCGCGGACGGCCCTACGCCCCCGGCTCCCCCGCCGACGCCGTCACCCGCGAGGTCTTCCTGGTGCCCGAGGACCGCGCGGCGCAGGCGATGCTGCCCGGCTGGTCGATCGCCCGCACCGCCTCGCTGCCGTTCCTGCGCGTTCTCTCGCCGCGCGGCGTCGTGCAGCGCGGGCGGGAGCGCGCCGACGGCCGGGCCGTCGTCCAGCAGTTCGACGTGGTGGCGTCGTCGGCCGACCAGCGGGTGGACGCCCTGTCGGGCGGCAACCAGCAGAAGGTCGTTGTGGGGCGGTGGCTGCGCGGGCAGCCGCAGGTGATGGTGCTCGACGAGCCGTTCCGCGGCATCGACATCGGCGCCCGCCACGACCTGTCCCGGCGGGTGCGCGAGCTGGCCGCCGGGGGGTCCGCCGCGCTCGTGCTCGCCGCGGACGTCGACGAGGTGCTCGAGGTGGCCGACCGGGTGGTCGTCCTGGTCGACGGCGTGCCCCGGCTGGACGCCCGCACCGCCGAGGTGACCCGGGACCGGATCGTCGCGCAGATGGCGGCGCTCCACGAGGATGAGGTGGCCTGA